One region of Maylandia zebra isolate NMK-2024a linkage group LG10, Mzebra_GT3a, whole genome shotgun sequence genomic DNA includes:
- the LOC143420714 gene encoding uncharacterized protein LOC143420714, giving the protein MKEMKTDIAKERELLLKERRNMEEERSEMEMRGDQVMDEMKLLEILKVKLQQLKEDIKAKMERLLQNVDNRSRLQTVLEEKLPTQDELKESIRCFTEMLEREKEGVRSILSDMVTKRECTENEWKKQFELDKRELDKVKEDLKHDREDLERESEVLNKEKMDLKVLMSDIKKQFEILEEKKQNIKEERDSMETIKLELLNKMEHVNRLLHETNDEKAKIRNCILQVQMEKERLEDILSKIFLTHNEEKVKEDGLRRQTKEVEIMKKELQSERAKVESLMRNLKKKQEELERAKGIMSEEKEEMKEMKTDTAKEREVLLKERRNMEEERSEMEMRGDQVMDEMKLLEILKVKLQQLKEDIKAKMERLLQNVDNRSRLQTVLEEKLPTQDELKESIRCFTEMLEREKEGVRSILSEMVTKRECTENEWKQQFELDKRELDKVKEDLRHDREDLERESEVLNKEKMDLKVLMSDIKKQFEILEEKKQNIKEERDSMETIKLELLDKMEHVNRLLHETNDEKAKIKNCILQVQTEKERLEDILSKIFLTHNEEKVKEDDLRSQTKEVEIMKKELQSERAKVESLMRNLKKKQEELERAKGIMSEEKEEMKEMKTDIAKEREVLLKERRNMEEERSEMEMRGDQVMDEMKLLEILKVKLQQLKEDIKAKMERLLQNVDNRSRLQTVLEIKLPTQDELKESIR; this is encoded by the coding sequence atgaaAGAGATGAAGACTGACATTGCCAAAGAACGAGAACTGTTGTTGAAGGAAAGGAGAAATATGGAAGAAGAGCGGTCTGAGATGGAAATGAGAGGAGACCAAGTCATGGATGAAATGAAATTGCTAGAGATTCTGAAAGTGAAACTTCAACAACTGAAGGAGGATATAAAAGCCAAAATGGAGAGATTACTACAAAATGTTGACAACAGGTCAAGGCTGCAAACAGTGTTGGAAGAAAAACTTCCAACCCAAGACGAACTGAAAGAAAGCATTCGctgtttcactgaaatgttagagagagaaaaggaaggtgTGAGAAGTATCCTTTCAGACATGGTCACCAAGAGAGAATgcacagaaaatgaatggaagaAGCAGTTTGAACTGGACAAACGAGAACTTGATAAAGTGAAAGAAGATCTGAAACATGACAGAGAAGAtctggagagagaaagtgaggtgttgaataaagagaaaatggatttgaaggtgttgatgtctgacatcaagaaacaatttgaaatattggaagaaaagaaacaaaatataaaagaagaacGAGACTCAATGGAAACCATAAAGCTTGAACTGCTCAATAAGATGGAACATGTAAACAGGCTGTTACATGAGACAAATGACGAAAAAGCCAAGATTAGAAATTGTATCCTTCAGGttcaaatggaaaaagaaagacttgAAGACATTTTAAGCAAGATTTTCTTAACACATAATGAAGAAAAAGTCAAGGAAGATGGCctcagaagacaaacaaaagaagtggaaatcATGAAAAAGGAATTACAGAGTGAAAGAGCAAAAGTGGAGAGTCTGATGAGGAATCTGAAGAAGAAGCAAGAAGAGCTTGAACGTGCAAAGGGAATCatgagtgaagaaaaagaagagatgaaAGAGATGAAGACTGACACTGCCAAAGAACGAGAAGTGTTGTTGAAGGAAAGGAGAAATATGGAAGAAGAGCGGTCTGAGATGGAAATGAGAGGAGACCAAGTCATGGATGAAATGAAATTGCTAGAGATTCTGAAAGTGAAACTTCAGCAACTGAAGGAGGATATAAAAGCCAAAATGGAGAGATTACTACAAAATGTTGACAACAGGTCAAGGCTGCAAACAGTGTTGGAAGAAAAACTTCCAACCCAAGACGAACTGAAAGAAAGCATTCGctgtttcactgaaatgttagagagagaaaaggaaggtgTGAGAAGTATCCTTTCAGAAATGGTCACCAAGAGAGAATgcacagaaaatgaatggaagcaGCAGTTTGAACTGGACAAACGAGAGCTTGATAAAGTGAAAGAAGATCTGAGACACGACAGAGAAGAtctggagagagaaagtgaggttctgaataaagagaaaatggatttgaaggtgttgatgtctgacatcaagaaacaatttgaaatattggaagaaaagaaacaaaatataaaagaagaacGAGACTCAATGGAAACCATAAAGCTTGAACTGCTCGATAAGATGGAACATGTAAACAGGCTGTTACATGAGACAAATGACGAAAAAGCCAAGATTAAAAATTGTATCCTTCAGGTTCAAACGGAAAAAGAAAGACTTGAAGACATTTTAAGCAAGATTTTCTTAACACATAATGAAGAAAAAGTCAAGGAAGATGACCTCAGAAGtcaaacaaaagaagtggaaatcATGAAAAAGGAATTACAGAGTGAAAGAGCAAAAGTGGAGAGTCTGATGAGGAATCTGAAGAAGAAGCAAGAAGAGCTTGAACGTGCAAAGGGAATCatgagtgaagaaaaagaagagatgaaAGAGATGAAGACTGACATTGCCAAAGAACGAGAAGTGTTGTTGAAGGAAAGGAGAAATATGGAAGAAGAGCGGTCTGAGATGGAAATGAGAGGAGACCAAGTCATGGATGAAATGAAATTGCTAGAGATTCTGAAAGTGAAACTTCAACAACTGAAGGAGGATATAAAAGCCAAAATGGAGAGATTACTACAAAATGTTGACAACAGGTCAAGGCTGCAAACAGTGTTGGAAATTAAACTTCCAACCCAAGACGAACTGAAAGAAAGCATTCGc